TGGAAACCAAATTAATTCTCAATCAATTGATATTCTTCTCCAAAATTATGAATACCATTCAAACGCCAATTCATTGACGCTTCCTTTTCTTGGTATGTTATTCATCCGATCTGAGTCATGGTTTCTTTCAATCGGCGTTTCAGGCTTACAATCGCCGGCCGTTTCTTTCAATCGATGTTTCAAACTCTTTGATCGTGCCGTTTACAGTTGATTTCAACAGGTATGTTTATCACACACACACTAATTTTAGGGTTTCTGATGTATAATTGTTCATCAGACACGCTAATTTTATGTTTATGGTGGCCATGTTTTATTAGGATGGTGCTAGAGTTCTTAACGTTTTAGCCATGTTTAGGGCCATGAGTATGTTCTAGCCATGGCTTTTTCCATAGTCTTATTTTATGAAGGTATACCTTGCATCTCTCTGGCTTCAATTTATCCACCTTTCCTTCTGCTCCGAGTTGTCCAGCGATCTTGCACATCTGTAAGTATCAAGTTGTGCTTAGGTAATTTCATTTGAGATTTGGGGGTTTGGGTTATTGCGTTTGGATTGAGGTCTGATTGGGATATTCAATCGCTAATCACCCTAACACAATCCATGGTATTTCATCTCATCTTCTTGCCCTATTTGACACAAATTTTACAGTGAATCTGTAAACAGTGAATGTAGGAGCTTTCGTTGCACAATTCAGGTTTGGGAGGTTGCCTTGCACAGGTTTATATCTCCAATTGTATCTTGATATGCTGAATGCTTGATATCCTGAATGCTTTTTTCATATGTCTGATGTGCAAATAGCATCTTGAAAATTGATTAAAAGAAGGTATTTATGTCTAATTTATTACCTCACTAAGGATaattcatataatttaaattcttCAAGGCTCTTGTAATAAACACCAAGATTTTGTTAATGTGTTCATAGCATTTGTATCTAAAATTAAATAATTACTGATGAACTATAACTAATCATAGTTTTGATGAAGCTCCAGATAAAGCATTCTTAACCAACTCCATTCAGACCTTTCTCAATATCTTTCTTGACTGAGTCTTGATAATTGCATTAATATAACCTTTTAAATCGTTTTGTATGGTGATACATGCGAAAATCAATCCACACACTAACAAACTTATTTAGACAAACAATGTGTAAATAATCGAGACCTTATGATTGCTTTAAGTGCTTAATTGTGGAATATTTATGGCTTTCTATTGGGttgcatattttttttattaatgatATCATTTCTACGAGTTGTGGACTACATCTTTTTTTTAATCATAAAATTATAAATAAAGGCAATGATACCCTGCTACAAAACATTATATGGTTTTAATATCTTACTTTGATTTTAATCTTTCAATTATCACCCTTGGTGATTAATATACTGTTTGGTTTAAAATTTTAATCTTTTTATCTTGCAATGAACATTCTGGACCAATAGTTAACCATGACGATGCTGGTGTACAGTGGCAAAAACAGTTGTATTCATGGCTAATAGTTCTCACCTGGCCTCTTAATTTTTTTATCCGAATGGAGTACTCTTTTAACAATTTTTGGGTGACTGGTACCAATCCATTTAGGTTGTATAGCACATGTAAAGAGCTTTCTTTAGTTCAGCTTTAAGTCTACTCTTTTGATGGTATTTCTATAATTTGTTGAAGTTGTGTAAAGAACGATTAAATCCAACCCATAGCGGCTCTCTTAAAACAATTAAAGAAGCAGGACTACACATCTGCACCACTTCTTTCAATCAACCCCAGCCCCAGGTAACATTTGTTATTACATCTTACGAACCGTTTTTCTTACGTATGTATACCCCATGTAAATGACCTTTCTTTTAAACCAGTATTTGCTGTTAGTCAAATTACCATGGATAAAATGCAAGGTGGTCCAACGTTTTGTATTTCAAAGTCattgttcaaaataaaaattaattaataattttaGCTTTAAATTTTTCCCTGAAGCATCCACATATACAAATGTAGATATGATTTTCTTATGCTTTGTATTGCAATATACGTTATTAATACCGTCGTTTTGTATAACAATATTTGGTTTACCAAATAAATCATTCGTTTTAACCCTTACAAGATACCAAGACCCATTTGTTTGTATAAAAGATCTGTTATTACTTAAATGGCCTTAAGGTATGCTTCTTTTTATTATACCTTGAGATCAGCTATAATAGGCCTTTTGCAACTAATACTTGATGGTATGTTTTGGTTGAACCTGTATAGATTTGAATAACAGAACAAGAGTGCTATAAAGTGGTATGTTAATGATAAAGCTAAAATAGTATTTAAATTACATTATCTGCAGGTTGATAAGCTGAAGGATTTGTTTTTGAAACAACAGGAAGAGATAAAGGCGTTAAAGAATGCAATTATGTTCCTAGATGTTATGATCCGAGCGAAGTGGGAGGTTGATTCTCAAGTAACATAAAATAGGCCAAACAAATCATCCTTAATCTACAAAGGCAGGTAACTTCTCTCACCGACCAACTTCACAACCTTGCTCAGGATCTAGCAGAGGTCAATCATATTCCTGTATATCTTCAGCTTTTTTGTTTAAATCTGAACACATGTACTTGTGCTTATCGTTCTCTCTATCAAAAGATAATGGATTCTTCATTTGTTGGCATATCAGTTACAAATAGCTTCTGCAACTTAGTTAACGACATTCTAATCTGTTTTTCCTTCAAAAATGTGTTAATGTGATAGGTGAAAGCTGCCAAATATTAGAGATGATTCGTGTTAGAATGACTTGAAAACGGGTTGGGCCACTTTATGGTAAAATTTTATTTCAATCAATTATAATTTGAAGCTTCAGGGGATTTTTATTTGTTAAGCCGCGTGTACACGGCGTCTATGTTGTGTTTTTCTGTCATTCCAGCTTTCCAGCAAGGTTTCGACATCTTAGGTTAACTCTGGTGACAGAGATTAGGGTTAGGTTGTGGCCCTTAAAAGTAGTTATTTGGACAATTACATGATTACATGAAAGTTAACTTATTAAATAAAAGTGATTTAGAGATAATTTAGTAATATCAAGTTTACATGAAGATTGAATTCCAAAATTTCATACTTCTATGGAAGAAAATGATGctttttttatttactttaatAATTATGTGGATTGTTCTACTCATTGATGCAGAATTGAGTGGTTCAATTAGACACTTACTTGAACAAAAAGGAACTAGAtgttaatttttaaaatttgtatACAGTTAGATAGTGATAGTCAAGTGGAAACCATGGATTTGATGCAACTATAACTATgctaattttttaaatttttatgcAGGGGTTTGCTATAACAAAGGAGGTACAAGAGAAAGTTGTGAACTTTCCATGTCATCGAAAAATTGCGGATCTGAAACATGGTAGTGTTGTCATGGAAACTCGGGTCTAACATGCACCATTGGTGATGGTAAGCTATGATTTTCAGTGTTGATAATATATGGTTTTTATGCATTGTTTTTTAATCTTACTTTAATTAACCTAAAGGTTTTTATACTCATATCCATATCATCTACAACTAGCTCAACATTATCAAACTGATAATCTTTTTATAACTAATTTGATTTATATGTTGTTTACATGACACCATGTAGTGATGAACGTCAACTTACATAATTCTCAAGCATCTATTTTTTAAATAACCACTGCAAGCCAACGTTCAACGATAGGCTCGACTTGTGGTTTTAGGTGCTAAAGGTTCATGTAAATAAAAATATTCTTAGGTAGAAACATAGTTGAGCGGGCCTAAACCACATTCAGGCCCGATATTTTATACTTATTGTTGACATAATAATAATACATTTAATGGATTGCTTAGATTTTATATCTCGACACATGGTAAAATGGATGTGTtgcttagtttttttttttatatttagcTATGGGTCAGTATGAGTCAGTTTGACACTAAATACTTCTTCACATATTTACCAATAAAGTTATATTTAGCTATGGATTATAGCATTGTAGACTCCTGATGTTGGTGATGCTTGCTAAATGAACTTTTAAGTTTTATCTTTTTTATTTGACCTGCTTCGGATAGAAAACAACCCAAATCCACCATTCATACGTAATGGGTCAAAATTACTACCTCCAGTGTCTTTCTTAATCACCATTCAAAACTGGTTAATTCTAATAAAATATGTGCTACTTCTTATCATTTGTTTCTTTTTGTTTGTGCTTATACAAGAGTTTTGAGTTAGTTTTAATGTTACATGTACATTTGGATCTTTAAAAACCGGTCAAAATGGCTTATTTACCCATGGTTGGGTGGGTTGGTTAACGGGTCGTCAGTCAAATCGAGTTAGGTTAAGAAGATTCATTTTTAGTACCGGGTTAGGTTGACCCACAAATGCTTTTTATCTTTTCTTTATAAATACTTATATATAAATAAAGTGTTAATTATCCTTAACTCCTTAGCGCGTAAATTTGATTTACAGATTTAGTTATTTAAAAATTTTCTTTCTAGTTATGGTATTTAGAAAACTCTTTTTAGAAATTGATGTGAGGAAAATTGAACTGGCCTAGACAGTTATGGAATACTATGGTGAAGTGTCATTCGTGGGAAGACACACGAAATTTAAACACGTGTAATTATTGAACTGGCCACCACAACCATCCCATGAAAAGTTCTTGATAGTCTGCAAGTCTGGACAAGATGGCTTTGCCATGTTGGTTTTGTTGTGATCTTTTAACCCATTTTAGTTTAAATATTTGGACTTTGGTTTTTTGTATGTTTTGTATAATTTTAAAATCTGAACTTTTGCCATAAATTTGACCTTTCTTTCAAAGGTATATTTCTCTATGCTTGCTAGAAATCACTTAGGCTACTTCTGTCATGTACCAGGAACAGCCCTCAGGTGGGTGGTAACTGAACCCCTACTTCTACAAATATTTCAACACTGGTGCTCTTGAAGGATGCAAGCTCATTAGGAAAGACAAGGTATGATCAATTCgttaattttgtaatttttaattGAGTTTAATTCtctaatatataaaaataataatgttttttgtaattttttatgtAGATAATTTTGGTCATCATACGGGTTTGGGATTATTTTGATCTGCATATTTTTGCTCTTGCTATTTTGACTATTAATGGAAAGCATATATATGATTTGCCAAAGATGATTTATGAATAGGTTAAATTTTTTAAACATCAAACTCACACACCCACCACAAACTCTTTAACATTTCTTAATAACCCAATGTTATTGTTTTCATTGTGTTGTGTACTTGAAAGTCTACTGTTGCATTTTCAAGAATTTAAACTAATTTGGCCTTTTCACTTTCATATATGTGACTATGATACCAACTCTAAAGTATAGCTTGGCCTAATGTACACATTTTTGCAGGTAATATTTGCATATTTTAAATAGATTTTGCAAACTACTATATGATATGTCCTCTTTCATGGCGAATTAAACCAAAAAGATATGATGCTCCAAATTTTAGAAGCACACtttccaaattctttttctttaTCTGCATAGTGCATTAGTATTCAATCATGGAGGTATGATATGATCTCTAATGCTTCGATCACCATTCATTTAAACAAATATTAGATTTTGCAGCATCATATCTTTTAGGCTTAATTATGCTCAATCATCATATCTTTTTTAATATTCTGCTCAAGGGGAAAACAAATGTTGGTGGCTATAATTTAGAAATTTACCAGCTACGCTTGAGTAATATTAAGTACAATCATATCGTTTGATTCATTATCTTTATAGTTGGAAGAAGCCAACCATCATCTAATAGCTTTGGAAGAAGTTTTTGCAAAGATCATGTTCTTACAAAATCCCCTGTTAAGAAACTAAGTCATGATCTTGTTGGATTAAAAATTGCCTCAAATATTTCTTTACTCTAtgaaatataaaaatttattaTATACAAGGAAACTGGAAAAGACTACGAATTATTAGCTTATGGATTTTGTTTATGATTGGTTTGTTCCTTTAAAAATACTTTCAATACAAACAGAGAGTTGCATTTGAAGTTAGACGCACTGTTCTCTTAACACTAACGAGTGCTACTGAAATTCTCAAACTCAAGATGGACATCATATCATTGCCAGTGTGGAGGAACACTATAGGGTGGATGATGTCCACCAATTTGTCTTATTTTATACCGTTTGATGACAACATCAACTTTCCAAGGTTCATTTTTTCCATTTTACTCCTTTTTAACCATATAATGTCATGGCTCAAAATCATTTTGGATCGAAACTTGCCATTTTCAGTAGGGTTGAAACGGGCCAAGCCAAGATGACAGCATAAACCTGTTGTCCtttctttttttaaaaattataaatatttcatGTTGCAAGTATAATCATAAAAACAACATTATTAGTGGTAATATCTAACTTTGCATTTAGTTCATGTGTAATTTGTATATTTGCATAGCGAGAAGTTAAAAACTCATAACTGAGGGACCTTAAGGTCGTTCCTGTATAAAATAACTCTACCGGGaaacataaaaatgaaaaaaaaaatatcttgGAAAAGAACCCATAGGCATACGAGTTGTGCAAGATGTGCATAAGGAGCTTCCATATGTGCAGCCAGCATATGTCACTAAACAGGCTAAATGATCAATGTTTACGACCCACATGATTCACCTCATTCAAAGGGTTGTAAACATGTTTTTTTAGATTAGATTTGTATTTTATTTACTGGAAACTGAGTTTGTTATGGCTATTTTGTAGACCAAGGATTGATTTGCAGAGGGTAAGGACCTGGTGGTGAGTATGATGACATCAATGTGGGAGGAGTAGATTTGTGCTCTTAAGGATATTGGTCTCAGATAAGCTCTTCTACCCCCACCATCAACGACAGTAGCAAGAAAAGCTTTTTTATTGTATTTATGTTTGTACATCTTAAGGTTTTACTTCCTTTTAGTGTACTTCGACTTTCTTTTATTGGAAACTTGCAGCAACTATAATATTGGTTTAGGGTTGCAATTATGATAATGGTGTCTTTGTGGTTGTGCTTTTAAATTCTTACCTTTTTAAGGTTATTGAAATACAAGGGTGTTTGTTTATATGGTCATTGAATTCAGTGTGTAGTTGGGTATGTAGTAGTCAGAGAGTCAAAGGTAGGTTGATGTGATGAAGTTTCTATAGTCATTGAATTCAGTGCTCTTGCGTGTTTCCATTTTTCCTTTTGTAATGCTAGGTGTTAAACGATGCATCAACAAATCCGTATGAATTCAGTATTAATATGTTTATGAtattaatatttattttgtttgtaTTCATATATTTCAATTATTTGGTATACTCTCTATCATTTCTGGTAATATTTCaatgtatatatattaaaatatttatGTCAACAATGTTAAAGTAGTTATTTTTCTTATTAGTCACCCGTgtaaccatggttgcaaaagtcgctaggcgctccctcgTCGGTCGAccagggagttgagagtactcggcctaggcggagagtacacggggagtactcggacatgccaAATTATgaagaaattagttttcggaaattaaatatatgtcaaataacataaattaactaataTTTATAAGAAAATACGTGAAATTGATATTCACTATTTAATATGATAGACATAgaaattatgttatattttattttaagtcaaactcggcccgagttgacctactagatccgattttggccgatgttgaccgcatttgatcgattccgagtaattagtcgaagttgaagaaagtcgcctcggcaacctaccttgtagcgactactcggagagtactcggccttggagacCTTCTTTTACAACCATGcgtgtaacacacgggtactAATTAGACTAGTAAAACTAATATAAATATGAAAGACGAAATAAATGTCATGAAACTCGTCTAGATAATTTTAAAGCGTAAATAAacaaaagagaaaaatgcccggatagtccctgtggtttcaccttttttcacctatagtccccaagtttctaaaactacctgaatagtccccaagttttcgatttttgttcccggatagtccctgggtctaacttcagttacttttctttGTTAAGTGACCCCACGTGCATATCACgtgaggggtattttggtcagtTTACTTGTGCCTAACATATAAAAGTATACCTGCACCCCTACTCCCTCATTGTCAGTTGTTTTCCCTCCCTCCCTTAGTCGAATCCGGCTCATCATCTTCCCCTAATCTCTTCACCCCAGGTAAACCCTAAATCTGATCGATCGATCATCTGATCATCAGAATCTTCCCACGAAAATGAAGGACGACGATCCTCAACATCCAAACAACAACCGTCAGTGGAATTTCCGGTCCAATTCTGAGTATGTGAAGCCGTTTGTACCAGAGACTGTTTACGGTAAGTATCGTTAAAACCCTAGCTTCATTGTGCAAGAATGCTACAGGTTGAACAACATGCAATATAGAGAAATAAACTGTTAAAACCCTGTCATTTTATACTCTAATGTAAGTTTAATGTATGTGCAGATGGTTTTGAGAACTTTTTCAGCATAAAACTTCTTTATGGTGGTGTGTTTACTCCGTCACCAGGAAGAAAATACGCTTTTGGCAAAGCTGCTTATGCTGACTACTGCAACATTGAGGAATTTTCAGTGCATGAAATCGATTGGATGGTGAGAGATCTTCAACTATATGTTCCTGATGTGAAGTTCTATTACCATTTTAAGATTCCTGAGTTAGATTTAGATGTTGGATTATGTCCTTTAGGTAATGATGGTGATGTTAGGCTTTTGGCCAAATATGTTGCAAAAAACAAACTTATTAAGGTGTTTATAGAACATGGTGAAACCAAGGTTAAAAATTACTTTAGTCCGACACAATCGTCGAAGGTGGTTATTCAAGAATTAGAGAATGAGGGGGGTGCTGTTAATACCATTCAAAGGCCTAGAAGAAAGAAACTTAGGGTATCAAAAAATCTGTTACTTCAATGGAAAGATGTAACTGATGTAGAAGGTTCAGAGGCTGCTGATAAGGTAATTAATGATGTAACTGATGTTGAAGAGGGTAACACAGGTGGTGTAGAGACTGTTAATGCAGAGGGTAACACAGGTGGTGTAGAGGCTGTTGATAAGTTAAGTAATGAAGTTGTAAATGAAGGTGTAACTAATGAAGATGTAGAGGCTAATGTAGGTGGTGTAGAGGCCAATGTAGGTGGTGTAGAGGCCAATGTAGGTGGTGTAGAGGCCAATGTAGGTGGTGTAGAGGTTAATGTAGGTGGTGTAGAGGTTAATGTAGGTGGTGTAGAGGCTAATGTAGGTGTGGAGAATGCATCGTTCCATAACAGTTTTAGCTATGATTTTGACAATGCAAATTTCTCAACTGATTTTCCAATAGATGGTGTGTCTAGGCAAGCTGAGGGTGATGAGTCTGAGGTTGGTCAGTCTAAGCAAGCTGAGGGTGGTGAGTCTGAGGTTGGTCAGTCTAGGCAAGCTGAGGGTGGTGAGTCTGAGCATGTTGAGGGTGTTGAGGCAAGTGATGGTGCTGAGGCTGATGATGAATCAACTGAGGGTGATGATTCAGATGACAGTGACTTTGTAGAGGGGTTAGAGAGTATGGATGAGGCTGAGTATGACATGATGGACTATCATGCAAATGTTGACAGGGGTGTGGAGTTTATGGGAGCTGAAGTAGAGTCTGTTGGCAACCATGATGTGGATACCAGTGATGACTTATTAGATGATGAAAATCTAAGTTATGAGTCTTTTGACAGTTTGACTGATGAGGAAATGGAAGATTTCGAAACTAGGAGAAGTTTGAAATTAAGAGAGTTGAGGAGGAAAAAGAGGGTTGCACAATCAACATCCCAAGTGACCTTTTATGTGGGTCAGTTGTTTCCAACAGCCAAAGCGGCAAAAGACAAGATAAACAAACATGCAATTGAAACAAGGAGGTCACTGTCTTTTCTGAGAAATGATAAAAGAAGAATTAGGGTGGTTTGTGAGGGTAGATGTCCAATATTCACATGTGGGCCAAATCAAACTGGGCCCAGCCAAAGTGGGCCTGGTATCCATATACAATCTGCAAGTGGGCCTGGTATCCAAAAAGGCAAGGAATCTTCTGCAAGTGGGACAAAAAAGGGGTTTAAAAAGGGATTGGTAGAATGCAATGATAAAAGGAAGGGTAGGTTAAATAGTGTTGATTGTCCTTGGGTTTTGTACTTGTCTAGATTGAGTGATGAAGATGAGACTTGGGTGGTAAAGACTTACCAACCGGATCACAAGTGTCTCACATCCAGAAAAATACAGCCTTTCACTTCTACCTTCTTGGCTAAACAAGAGTTTGTGATGAATCAGATTGCAGCCAACCCTAATATTTCAGTAAGTAGGCTACAAGAAGAGCTTGGGAGGAAGTATGAGCTGTCTGTGACAAAAATGAAGgtataaaccctaatttctgCTTCTGTTTATTTTCTTTAATTATAAACCATTGACTAATTTTAAGTTGATTACAGGCTTTCAGGACAAAGCTCAAGGCCACCAAAAAGATTGAAGGGGACTTCAAAGTTCAGTATGCAAGCCTCAGGGACTATGTCATGGAACTGCACAGGACCAATCCAGGTACAACAGTTAAATTTGTTGTTGAGCCTGAGTGTAACCCACATGCACCCACAAGGATCTTCAAGAGGATTTACATTTGTTTGGGACCACTGAAAGAAGGGTTTAAAGAGTGTAGGAGGGAACTGTTGGGGTTAGATGGGGCATTTATGAAAGGCCCCTACCCTGGTCAGATGCTAACAGCAGTTGGTTTAGATCCCAACAATGGCATTTATCCTTTAGCTTATGGAATTGTTGAGGCTGAGAACAAAGACTCCTGGATCTGGTTCCTACAGTGTATTAAAGATGACTTGGATCTTCCAGATAATGCAAATTTCACCTTCATTTCTGACAGGCAAAAGGTATGGTATTAAATTCAGCAAGAGTCATTCAGCAATTAGCATAAGTCTGTTTTTTGTATGATTAATGTTTGAAATGTGATGAAACAGGGAATAATACCAGCCATAAGTCAGGTATTTCCAGCAGCTGAGCATAGATTTTGTGCAAGGCATATTTGGCAGAACATGAAACTTCAATGGAGAGGAGATGCCTTCAAGGATTGTCTTCAAAATGCATCCAAAGCTTATACAGTTCCAGATTTTGAAGCAAAAATGGAGGAGTTGAGGTT
This genomic stretch from Helianthus annuus cultivar XRQ/B chromosome 8, HanXRQr2.0-SUNRISE, whole genome shotgun sequence harbors:
- the LOC110869748 gene encoding uncharacterized protein LOC110869748, whose product is MKDDDPQHPNNNRQWNFRSNSEYVKPFVPETVYDGFENFFSIKLLYGGVFTPSPGRKYAFGKAAYADYCNIEEFSVHEIDWMVRDLQLYVPDVKFYYHFKIPELDLDVGLCPLGNDGDVRLLAKYVAKNKLIKVFIEHGETKVKNYFSPTQSSKVVIQELENEGGAVNTIQRPRRKKLRVSKNLLLQWKDVTDVEGSEAADKVINDVTDVEEGNTGGVETVNAEGNTGGVEAVDKLSNEVVNEGVTNEDVEANVGGVEANVGGVEANVGGVEANVGGVEVNVGGVEVNVGGVEANVGVENASFHNSFSYDFDNANFSTDFPIDGVSRQAEGDESEVGQSKQAEGGESEVGQSRQAEGGESEHVEGVEASDGAEADDESTEGDDSDDSDFVEGLESMDEAEYDMMDYHANVDRGVEFMGAEVESVGNHDVDTSDDLLDDENLSYESFDSLTDEEMEDFETRRSLKLRELRRKKRVAQSTSQVTFYVGQLFPTAKAAKDKINKHAIETRRSLSFLRNDKRRIRVVCEGRCPIFTCGPNQTGPSQSGPGIHIQSASGPGIQKGKESSASGTKKGFKKGLVECNDKRKGRLNSVDCPWVLYLSRLSDEDETWVVKTYQPDHKCLTSRKIQPFTSTFLAKQEFVMNQIAANPNISVSRLQEELGRKYELSVTKMKAFRTKLKATKKIEGDFKVQYASLRDYVMELHRTNPGTTVKFVVEPECNPHAPTRIFKRIYICLGPLKEGFKECRRELLGLDGAFMKGPYPGQMLTAVGLDPNNGIYPLAYGIVEAENKDSWIWFLQCIKDDLDLPDNANFTFISDRQKGIIPAISQVFPAAEHRFCARHIWQNMKLQWRGDAFKDCLQNASKAYTVPDFEAKMEELRLYNIEAYNWLASIPPIHWSRSHFTGRAQSDVVLNNMCEVLNARTVNGRDKPIISALEFVREYLMQRIVNVIRKIRQTNGPLTPRVAKIFENTKKLAANYNVRWSGGTKYQVSGKVTVDGAATHKQYVVDVVDRVCTCREWEVSGIPCRHAVAVNWDMAMNGQEVGPPESWVNECYYLETWKRVYSHTIGPINGRELWPKSQVPTNLTPPLHHTPIGRPKKKRRKDTVELQDEVERASQARNKRNRAAEADNEQAVVGGKFTRKWKSVKCQKCGEKGHNQRTCGRTKTVAGPKKGKKGKKKKDGNQPTEAGEGAPTV